The genomic region tccaaccacacacacacacacacacacacatacacacacacttagaagcaacacttagatggagCAACCAAGCtagattagccaagctaatgacaacaactcttatatactcctaaaatcacctcccactaggaatgtttaacacctgggtaggcctctgcttatttgcaaacaatagccaatttaaacagcaatcaatagcaagtagctacctaatcaaatcaaatgccttataattaccaacagcaaatcacaccttgtgcaatcagtaaccttttcctacagatgaatcttacctgtaacagtattaaaaaaaaaaaaaaaaaaaaaaaaaaaaaaatcgctggccaatctgcatctcctcacaATGTATTGGTGAGGATTTTTTGTGTTGTACAGCAttgacccagaaagcacctctagtggccctgTGAGTGACCGTCACTGGAGGTGTCccgaggctgtaatgtaaacactaccttttctttaaaaaggcagtgtttacagcaaaaagcctgcagggacggactatactcaccagaacaactgcattaggCAGTAGTGCCAGTGACTATCATGTCCCTTTTAAGCATAAGAGAAGGAAAGAGTCCTGATAGACGTGAAAAGAAATAGCCTGCTTGACGATCTAATGGTATATCCTGATGAGCACACAAAAAGTTGCCTAGGGCAAACCAGAAGATCTGAATTATAGCATGGATGGCCAGCAAACTATATGCACAACAGGGTAATCAGTTCggatcacatttaaaaaaaaaaaagttagtgagTATCTCCACAGATGGGATAGCCTCCCTTCTTAACCACTGAAATGGACAGCATGGAATCAGCAAAAGTGTATATGCCAGTCCAGACACTTTGTGGTATCATCAATGGCACAGGGGGCACTCAGAAATCCACCTCACaagctcctctccccctccaaagGTCTCTGTGGCCAGCAACCTTCTGCACTTTCACTTCAATAATAAAGTTGCAGAGTAGCTTTGCAAGAGACCCCAAATGCCAGCCACTCTCAAGCGACACAGCGCCGGACTACCGGAGACCCCATCAGCCTGGGCCAGCAGGGCTATCTGCAAAGGGGACACTCTCCAGTCCCACACCGGAGATGGAGgcccctgcattccatcactgATCACATCCGGCAACTCTGGAACAAGGCGTCAGTCTCTAGGACAGTAGGTAGGTAGTTCCCCGTCTGTCTCTCTGATATCCTCCTTTTACCAGGAGCATGCGTAGAAGAGAAAAATGGCATAGCAGCTTTAGAGTCCGTCACATGGAGGGTAAGGGGAGAGCCAAGTCAAAATTATTCAAACTGACACTTGTGCATGGATAACCCACACCAGTCAGAATCTTGCTGGGAGAGCCTTCTCAGTCAAACGGCAGGTCTTGCAGTGAGCAGTCGTACAAAGAGTTTGTAAGTGAAGTTCTCAAAGGGTAAACTTCACAAAAATGTGTCAAAATATTGCTGTACGATTATTTATGCCAAAAAGCAGCATTAAGTGATGAGAGCAGTTGGAACGAAGCAGGATGGTTGCAGATCAGGCTCAAGACCATAGCTGTTAAAGATGGAATCCTGTCAGCTCGatggtccggccctgccccccagGACTAGTCTTCTCCACTCTCAATTTAGCCTGAAAATTATTAGTCCTTTCCTTCCTAACTAACACATTTAAAAGGTTGGTTTTCTTTTACTATAAATAGTTGTCAACCACAATTCTACAGCACTCATTCTGGGTGCCTACTTGTAGCATTAGCACCTAGTattgactgaaaaaaaaaaaaaaaaaaaaaacaccgacTATGTCTTATGTTTACATGGAATAAAGCATCTCGGCGTACAATCTTCTTCCAACTAGACTATATTGGTCTAAAAGTAGGCATTTAAAGTACTGCTAAACTGTACAAAGCTCTAACTCTGTACATCAAAAAGATCTTTAACATGTTCTAGAATATAGCACTGCATAAACTTCTGGATACATACTCGTCGTTGTTCATCCAACACTACACTGTGTGGAATATAGAACTGTCCAGGATTTGTACCATTGCCACCCAGGATCCACTGCACCCAGAAATctagaacaaaaaaacaagaatgcAAATCAAAATGGTATCGTACAAGTCACAAACTGTGCTGCAAGTCTATAGTGGATCATTATGAAACACAGCTATGGGATGTGCCACAGTTCACCTTGAAATAAACCAACACTGCTAAATAACGTTATACGTATCCAAAAAAGGTACATATATATCTTTAAATGTCTAAATAAATGTTGTTTCAGTAGCTCACATTTAAAATTCTTAAAAGCCTGTTGTTAATAACCAAGGTAACCAAcaaatttccatttttttgtattctttatttgaaTAAGGTGTATATAATGGACAAGTGcatttgaaacatagaatgtgacggcagataagaaccattcggcccatctagtctgcccagttttccaaatactttcattagtccctggccttatcttatagttaggatagccttatgcctatcccacgcatgcttaaactccctaactgtgttaacctctaccacttcagctggaaggctattccatgcacccactaccctctcagtaaagtaaaattcagtaaagtaatattatttttaaacctttgcccctctaatttaagactatgccctcttgttgtggtagtttcttcttttaaatatagtctcctcctttactgtgttgattctctttatgtatttaaatgtttctatcatatccccccgtctcgtctttcctccaagctatacaggttaagttcctttaacctttctttgtatgttttatcctgtaatccatgaaccagtttagtagcccttctctgaactcgctctaaagtatcaatatccttctgaagatacggtctccagtactgcgtacaatgctccaagtgaggtctctttctactgcttatacctctccctatacaaccaagcattctgccagcatttcctgctgctctattacattgtctgcctaccgttaaaggaccactataggcacccagaccacttcagcttaatgaagtggtctgggtgcctggtccatctagggtgaacccttttttctataaacatagcagtttcagagaaactgctatgtttatatttgggtaaatcgagcctctagtggctgtctctgacagccgctagaggcgcttccacgcttctcactgtgaaaatcacagtgagaagatgccagcgtccataggaaagcatttgcaatgctttcctatgagactggctgaatgcgcgcgcggctcttgccgcgcattcagccgaagaggaggagaggaggaggagagttcccctcCCAGCTcttgagaaagaggtaagtttaaccccttcctctccatccagcccggcgggagggggttcctgagggtgggggcaccctcagggcactataatgccaggaaaacgagtatgttttcctggcactatagtggtccttttagtcATCAGAAatgatcacccctaaatccctttcctcatgttgaggttaggactatcaaatattctgtattctgcccttgggtttttacatccaagatgcattatcttgcacttatccacattaaatgtcagttgccacaactctgaccatttttctagtttacctaaatcctttgctatttggcttatccctcctggaacatcaaccctgttacatcttCGTATCAtcggcaaaaagacataccttaccatcaagaccttctgcaatatcactaataaaaatattaaagagaatgggtatactccattgactacaaccctctgttgcctgtcactcagccactgcctaacccattcaacaatattggaatccaaactcaaagattgtagtttgttgataagccttctatgtgcaacagtgtcaaaagccttactgaaatctaggtaagcaatgtctacttcaccaccctgatctataattttagttacccaatcaaaaaaaaaatccaaaaatcaataagattagtttgacatgacctccctgaagtaaacccatgttgtctctgatcttgaaatccatgtgtttttagatgttcaacaatactatcctttaacatggtttccatcactttccccactactgaagtaaggcttactggcctatagttgcccgacgccttcctactacctttcttgtgaatgggcacaacattcgctaacttccaatcttctgggactactcctgttaacaatgatttgttaaataaatctgttaatggttttgctagtacaccactaagctcttttaatagctttgggtgtattccatcaggtcccattgacttatttgtctttacttttgacagttgaaatagaacctctccctctgtaaactcacatgtaataaatgactcatttgtcctttttcctaactgaggtccctttccttcatgttAAATCCTagagggtaaaaaaataaaaatacagaatttctctaaaaactgcaatatttcacaatgccagaagtaaaaaaaaaaaaaacaaaaaaaacacagtaaataaaagtactatgtaattttaatattatatttaattacgGATATCttttagttaaaggatcactatagtatcaggaaaactaactcattttcctgacactatagcattcTTAGgacccctccaccctcagggtccccttcccttgttgctgaaggggttaaatccccttcacttacttactttaatccagcgctggagacctctcctctcccgccgagtagagccgaatgcgcatgcgcggtaagctttcctatggacgttctgccaCTGGATGTGAATTTCgtatccagcgtcgcagaagcgcctctagcggctgtcaggaagacagccactagaggttggattaaccttgctatgtaaacatagcagtttttctgaaactgctatgtttacatctaaagggttaaaacttgggGGTCttgcaccagaccacttcattgagctgaagtggtttggctgactatagtgtccctttaacaaatatgaatttgtaagatggaaaaatttaaaagtttaaatggacactataggcacccagaccacttaagctcattgaagtggtctgggtgcaacgtCCCATTGCAGAAACTGtaattttacattgcagcactaagtctgcctccagtggctgtctcccagaaaGCCActggagcagtggcgtacataccagggtcgcggctgcgaccgggcccggcatgtacccactgtggctagcctcttcccctggggggcccaggagccggccacctcagggccccccgaggctggccgtggtatcaccaggcgggcgtgcgagggagcactctcccctgagtgcttcctctgcagctccctcacgcaccgataccggagccggaagatgacgtcatcttctggctccggtatcagtaagcggcgcgcgagggagctgaagagggagcactcaggggagagtgctccctcgcgcgtccgcCAGCCAGATAGCCGCGcagcagcaccaccaccaccaccaccactggaccccagggaatcctctcagcacttccaaaggtagggaggctggggggattaaatttaaaaaaaaagtgtgtgttagggagtgtgttagtgtctgttagctagtgtgtatgcgtctgttcatgagagtgtgtgtgtcttaagcacttacctttctccagcgccggacaccgttggcgctggggatctctccgccccgatccaccactcagctccaaatgcgcatgggtggcaagagccgcgcgcgcgttCATTcgaaccgcccataggaaagcattactcaatgctttcgtatggatgttcagcgtcttctcactgtgattttcacagtgagaatcgcagaagctcctctagcggctgtcaatgagacagcgactagaggctggattaaccctcagtgaaacatagcatgttttcagctgcagggttaaaactagagggacctggcacccagaccacttcattgagctgatgtgatctgggtgtttgtagtggtcctttaagtgtatgtgtatctgcatgcactggcgtacataccgcggtcgcaaaggtcaacccctgcgaccaggtgcccgccaccatgtgttgcggcccaagCTCGCGCAGAgtacggatcagttttcgcaccggggccccatgggttgtgtgtacgccactgcactggAGGCGCTTCCGGCATCTacaacagacctttggtccggtatcggtcgccctcacgctctgcatgaggacatccagtgtcagatttttccccataggaaagcattgattcaatgctttcctaagagaAGGTCTAATGCATGCGACACTTACCGCACATAACTAATGATAGGGCTCAATTAAAGatcctggtacttgcttacaaatctctacacaatgctgctctgacCTACTTATCTTTaccaatacacaaatatgtcccgtctaggcccctacgctatGCAGAAGACCTACGTTtaacctctgttcatactcctacctctgatgctcgccttcaagacttttctAGAGCTGCACCATTCCTACAAAAATGCCCATCCCCTCTCtgctagactttcacccagtctccactccttaaaaaaaaaaaaaaaaaaaaagtaaattaaactgtgaacagctttctctccccgcaccctgattctcTCCTGCAACTATCAACAAAACACTAAGTGAATGGATATTATCCTAGCAACCTCCTTTTCTACCTTACCCTTACCTTTTTGGTCACTATGTcctacttcctctagcatgtaaactcattgagcagggccctcaatccctctgtttaggtccaacttgtctggttacaaatacgtatctgttaatccacccattgtacagcgctgcagaatttgttggcattttataaataaatcatttcTGCAAGGTtttaaaacacaacatttagtcaTTGTATGGGTTCCACTTCAGTCATGTTTGTGATAGGATTCAGTCCAAAATTATGGGTTACTGCATATTAAATACcataccatagtcaccagaaaaactacagctttatCTAGTTGTCCTGGTATGTATAGTAAATCCCTGCAGGCGATTTGCTGTAAACAATGCCGTTTTAGAGAAACAGCATTATTTAcaatacagcctagggacacctccactagatgtgcttcctgggtcactgctgcacagtgtgcagcacagaCAATTTTGAATAGAGACACTGAAcggtcctcatagagatgcattgatttagaccatgggtcgtcaacctggtccctaccgcccactagtgggcgtttcaggattccaggtgggcggtagggatttccaggttgatcgggcgggtgtgaccatttgcggcgccggcccgcgcggcaaaccgccggggccgccttccaaagtgtccatcgggtggcccatgctgtcagggccacccgatgcatgcggattgtaagggggcccggtcagtgctgggcgctttaacagcgcgaccgggccccctgtgatgacatcagagctgggaggaagggattccccggtcactcctcccagctaaaattgagagccgcgcgggaggaagcagagggagtcagagtgggaactctgactcccatccacctgagccaccactggaccccaggaaaagtcaccctcctgcaccttaaaggtaggaaacaggagggtgacttaaatataatctgtgtgtgtgtgtgtctctgtctgtctgtcttgtctttgtatgtatgtgtcattgtatgtgtgtctgcatgtgtgtgtctatttatgtcttatgtgtgtctgcatgtgtgtgtgcctgtttgtatgtatgtgtgcctgtctgtgtctttgtgtgtctgtatgtgtgtgtgtcttgtatgtctgtatgtgtctgtctatatgtgtgtgtgtcattgtatgtttgtctgcgtgtgtgtctatgtatgtcttatgtgtgtgtctgcatgtgtgcgtgactgtctgtgtgtgtctgtttgtatgtgtgcctgtctgtttgtatgtatgtgtcgtgtgtgtatgtgtgcctgtctgtgtgtcgtgtgtgtctttgtatgtgtgtctgcgtgtgtgtgtgtgcatgtctgtttgtatgtatgtgtcgtgtatgtgtgtgtgtgtgcctgtctgttatagtggactatagtaagtgggctacctagctcagccttcctactgggcattgctataaggacggttaaaaaacagaaaaaaggtgaaaaaaaaggtggggaggggaattgaggagggagaggagatgagctgacgcacaaatgagaaatcatattatgcgcaaacagagaagtcgtctgaatatcactgaaagagacattcgtttgttccttacgaaaatcgaaccagatatcaaatatttagtctcgcagcatcaacctcaaggatctcattaatcactagtaaaggtaatttcaatttactttattgttttctcattaaactttataaagttagaaaccttataaacctgcattaagtagaaataaaaagataaatgtacgtacatttattttttttaaaaacaccctcctttcttaaaaatattccgcatttgcgcgaaaactggtgggtggtaacgaaattttttcaaccaaaaagatgcattagtgggcggtaggtaaaaaaaggttgactaccactgatttaGACCAacatgcgccaatcagcatctcctcagagatgcactgacagttttgctgcgcatgcgcaattgcctcccaatgctttcctatgggaaagctttggGTTTGCTGAGATCGAATTCAATGATCTCACCCAAGGAGGAAGTGCAGGTGCATGGTCAGCCATAAGGAGATCCGCACTGCACTGGGAATAATCTCACCTTTTAAAGGCAGGAGAGGGGGTTGGGGGCCTAATAAGTGATCTTAAatctataatgtcaggaatacatgtttggttTGCATACACTATACTGTTACACACAGAAGGAGCGTGGATTTAACTGTCCTATTGTCTCCATTCTGAAAGTACAACATAATAGTTCAATGTAAGGCtggtattcactaaactttgagtTGTAGAGAATTATCAAAGTAATTGGAAATTATAGCCTGATCTCAGTTAGACTACTTTAGTCTAAAACTTGCATGTCTCTTGTAAGTTTTTTCCACAGTTACTGGTTTGTGTtgtaaccacaaaaaaaaaacaacaaaaaaacacaacactgtAGCATTTTAAATAAGTTTGTTATCTTGGTGTAAATTTTACAATTGGGATTTAATTTCACTTTTATATAATTTGCCACACAGTACTGCTTCATTAATTACATATCTCTTGTATGTGGTACATAAATAATCCATAATATAAAACCATATACATCTCTGTAATGGTTATCGCTGCATAGAACATATATAGATACCAAGAAAAGGAAGTACGTACTGTCTGTGAGTTTGAGAAGCCTGTTATTCAGTCCACCATCTCCGTCCACAATGTAAATCTCGCCTGTTTTCTCAACAAAAATGTCTGCAGGTTGATCAAACTGAAGTGGATTCAGGCCTGAACCTGCCTTTCCTGGTATTCCAAGGACTTGAACAAGATTTCCAGAGGGTGTATACTTTTTTACTGTGTGCCCATACAATCCTGCAAATTAGGTATACACCAAGTCAGGATTTACATTAATTTGTGAACtcagagaataataataataataataataataataataataataataaatcagagGCCTATATGGCTTTAAACATCGGAAGCTATATATAAAGAAATTTTGAGATTACATTCTTAAAGAGTTGCTATAATAAGGAACCAGGAAACCGGGTTTCCATGGTAAATTGTCTGCTTTTAGAACTTAAAGCcagcaaaattatttttatacatacttccAATGTGTTACGCTTTCTATAGTAGTAGTATGGCACAAACTGTGTAAGGCTATAGTGTATGTAGTTCTGGAATAGAACCCAAGCATGCAGGCAAGCCTGGACTACAATGGAGGTCACCACTCCCACCACCACCATTGCTGGAGAAATAGAAGGTCCTCAGCAGATCACTCAGATCACTCAGCTCTGCTCAAGGGAGCTAACAGGAGCTGCTCTGAAAACGGTTTGACTGCTTACAGTGGGTGGGTGGGCGCGcttgggcaccataaccattacagcaagTTGTGGGGGTTTTTGttcctgcagtgttcctttaaacatcgaATTGGGAAGAATGGGAGTTTGAAACAGAGTGGTCAAAGGATAAATAGGGGCATGAACCCAGTGAAATATTGAAGATAAAAATGAAGAAAGATCCCTGAGCAAAGAAAGAACAATAAGGTActatataaatgtttaaaaattaacTTGTCAATTTAAAGGAATGATGTCAGTTGCTAGTGTACGTCATAGACACATTAAGATATGTGTCTTGTAATTCGAGTGATATCCTATGTagtagagaaatatatatatatatgtaaagaaaaattaTTTCCTTTACTACATAGGATATCAATCGATTTACTATAGACACAGATCTTGTGTCCATGACGTACACTAGCTACTGACATTATTACTTTAAATTGacataataaaagttaatttgtatacatttatataggaccatattgttatttatttgGTCAGGGATCTTTCCTAATTTATCTTAAATTcctttaaacataatttaatgcaCCAATATGGCAAATATATGTCATTCACTTGCCTGAGCCCACATCTGTTATCCATATGGACTGCTCTGTATTAGTGCTCACTGCGAATATCCCATGAGGCATCTCAATGGTGTTTGTATTCCAATGCTCCTTAAAATATCCTTCTTCTGTAAAAACCAGCACTTTGGATACATTTGCCCCTCTCTGAAAATCAAATCACGATTTATAGgcattcctggcaccaaaaccacttcagcaaGTTCCTTTAAGGATATTTTCAATCAAGGATACATATTGGATGATGAATTTTATCAAAATGCTTATGCCGGGTATATATAATTTGGCAAGTAGTCCCTGTTAAATGGCTGTGCATATGCATTTTCTCTATATTCTACCGAGATAttgaaaacatattttatatagtttatTGGAAAGGTTATTTGAGCATGCTATGTGTGTCCGAAATAAGTGACCGAAaggtttatggaagaaaaaaaaaaaaaaaaaaaactacactgtTACATAATAAAAAGGAAATACGGTAAGCCAAATAGAAACAATCTAAACTGAAATAACATACCTGTACTACATAAACTAATGAATTCGAGGGGTCAACTGCCACACCGTAGGCTACACCAGAAAATAATTCTCCATTTTTGGGCCAGTTGGCGTCCAACTTGTAGAGTTGTTCGGCTTCTTCCCATAAGTAATAATAGATGGGTTTATGCCAggtctgtaaagaaaaaaaaaagaaaaaacacaatggggaacattttttaaatttctgtTCTAAACAATGGTCTAAATTACTATAAGTGGGGTAATTACCATAGaaaccagcaggcacattccatttGTG from Pelobates fuscus isolate aPelFus1 chromosome 1, aPelFus1.pri, whole genome shotgun sequence harbors:
- the NHLRC3 gene encoding NHL repeat-containing protein 3, which codes for MQWRHSLGIWVFATAAALLVLHCWHCHLKSQTWHKPIYYYLWEEAEQLYKLDANWPKNGELFSGVAYGVAVDPSNSLVYVVQRGANVSKVLVFTEEGYFKEHWNTNTIEMPHGIFAVSTNTEQSIWITDVGSGLYGHTVKKYTPSGNLVQVLGIPGKAGSGLNPLQFDQPADIFVEKTGEIYIVDGDGGLNNRLLKLTDNFWVQWILGGNGTNPGQFYIPHSVVLDEQRRVWVADRGNKRIQAFDKISGEWIGTWTTCFLDDGPYSVRLTADKKYLIVAQLNLSRVLLLSMPPIGGIGECQVISTIQMADGVRPHLVDVNVKTGSIYVAELGAQQVQKYVPFLK